Part of the Chitinophagales bacterium genome is shown below.
CTCACAATGATCCTGTCCTTCCGCCATCTACCGCTATACTGATACCTGTAATATAACCTGCCGCCGGCGAGGCCAGGAAGGCCGCCGCCGCGGCCACCTCCGCGGGGTCAGCAAAGCGGCCCATCGGAATTTCCGCCAGCATTTCTTCTTCAATATCTTCAGGGCTTCTTCCCGTTTTCTGCGATTTGCCGGATATTATTTCCCGCAACCTTTCCGTATTCGTGGCGCCGGGCAATACATTATTCACCGTGATGCCGGATGATGCAAGTTCATTCGACAGCGTCTTCGACCAGCTTGCCACGGCACCGCGTATGGTGTTGGATACACCGAGGCCGCGTAACGGAATCTTTACCGAGGTAGAAATGATATTGATGATGCGTCCATACTTGCTCTTCTTCATGCCGTGCAGCAGTGCCGTCGCCAGCAGGTGGTTGCAGATCAGGTGATTGCTGAAGGCTTTCTCAAACTGCTCCGGCGTTGCATCCACAATATTGCCTGCAGCCGGGCCGCCGGTATTGTTCACGAGGATCTGATACGTTGTATCCTTTAGCTGATGAAAGATCAGCTCCTTCAGTTCATCGGGTTTTGAAAAATCAGCCAGCATAAAATCATGCTGTTGTCCCATCGTTGTGTCGAGTTCGCGGATAGCTGACAGCAACGAGTCTTCATTGCGCGCTGTGAGTGTGATGTTGGCTCCCTGTGCAGCGAGCGCAACCGCCACTGCCTTTCCAATGCCTTTGCTGCTGCCGCATACGAGGGCATTTCTGCCGGTGAGTGTTGTATTCATAAGATTTACTTTGAGAACGGTTGAAGATGCGATGCAGAATAAATTTCTAAATTTACTTAAGTTTGATGGTGATTGATGAGCTGTAAATGACTGATGCCGTGATGCCTTGATATTTCATCAGCTTTCCGCTGCTTCACTTTTCATTCCGTAACCTTGTGACCCTTTAACAACCAATTCCTCCAATGATACAACGCGCCTTCAGCTTCAAGACATGGATAGATGAAAACAGGCACCTCCTCAAACCACCCGTCGGCAACCGGCAGGTGTATGTCGGCAACGACAACTTTATTGTGATGGTGGTAGGCGGTCCCAACTCCCGCAAAGATTATCATTACAATGAAACGGAAGAATTTTATTATCAGCTCGAAGGCGACGTAGTGGTGAAAATTGTGGAAGACGGAAAGTTTGTGGACATACCCATTAAAGAAGGCGAGATTTTCCTGCTACCGAAACAAACCCCGCATTCCCCGCGGCGCGGACCCAATACCATCGGCCTTGTGATGGAAGTGTACCGCCCCGATGCCAAAGACGGCTTTCAATGGTATTGTGAAAATTGCGGCAACATGCTGCATGAAGAAAAACTGCATGTGAGGGACATCGTGAAAGACCTTCCTGTAGTGATGAATAATTTCTACGCCTCTCAGGACCTGCGCACCTGTAAGAAATGTGGCCATGTGATGGAGCCGCCTAAATAGCCGGCACTTACATTTTCAGGCAGAATCATTTGCAGCAGCTTCGCTACCGGTAAATCAATGTACGTTCACTATGTTATTTCTTGCCGGTAAAATCCCGTTTGCGGTAAGCCAGAACACTTGCACAACAGATTAATACACGCCTTCATTTTCGGTTAACGATTCCCTTTCCCGCTACATATTACTGATTTTTAACAGTAAGAAATTCACCTATTTTAGCGCGAAAAGAATAGGAGCATGCCTTAATTTTGACAGGCGGCTGTAATTCCAAACAATTTGTCCTAAATTTGGTTGATAGACAGGGAATTGTGTGACCGGCAATCGTTCATTCGTACCAAAAAACATCGCAGATGGGGATTTTTACAAACACTAACGATGGCGGTAAAATCAAAATCATACAATTGGTTGTATGGCTTTTATTGTTTCTGCCATGCTTCAGTTATGGGCAGGCGCAGACTTTTACCATGGCCAATACCACTATCACCCTTAGTGGTACTTATCCTTCGACATATACTTTTTATGATCCGGGAGGAAGCGGTGGAACAAATTCCCCATGTGCCGGAACCGGTGTAGCACCCGATTATCCAAATAATGCTAATTATGTGGAGACATTTTATGTCGGTACCGGGCAAAGCATAGTCGTTGCATTCATCACCGGCGCCATTGCTGCAAATGACTATCTGTATATTTATGACGGACCTTCTACAGCTTCAACGCTTTTAGCCACCTATACGAATGTTTCGTCAATGACTTCGTCTGTAGGTTCATCTTCCAATTCAATTACTTTTAAATTTACGTCTGATGCAACGGTAACCTGCAAAGGCTGGCAAGCTACGTTTACCCGTAATTATTTCATGCAGCCCGGCACGTATTCTTTGGATTGCAATTCTGCCTATTTCTCTGATCCTTCCACCGCACATGTGACATCAACCGGCAGTACCACTTGCAATACAGGTAGTACCAGCGGTGATTATCTCGACAGTCAGAATATGGTGCAAACCTTCTGCACCGGCGGTACGCAATACATTACGGCCACCTGGAACTCCGGGCTTAACCCGTTTTATATCTGCGCCAGTGATATCTTAAAAGTGTATGACGGTAACAGTACTTCCGCATCACTGATGCAGACGTATACAAATCTCTCGGCAGCACCTGCAGCCGTGAGTTCTTCCGGCTCCTGCATCACCTTTGAATTTGTCTCTGATGGCAGCAGTCATGAGAAGGGATGGAATGCGGCCCTGTCTTGCGGCACCATAGTGACGCCGGCAAATGATAACTGCACGGGTGCCATTTCTGTTACTGCCGGGTCACCCTGTACCTCAACACCAGGTACTACGCAAAGTGCTACAGCATCAGGCTCGCCGACAGTGGCTTCCGGTACCCCGAATGATGATGTCTGGTATTCTTTTGTAGCCACCACATCAAATCCCACTATCACCGTAACAGGTACCGGTGCCAGCATGCAGCCGGTGGCACAGTTATGCGTAGGGCCCAATACATCGCCCACACAATCTACCCTTGGCGGAACGGTGTTTATGAATTCCGGCGCAGCACTCGGCACGGCTACCTTAACACCTACCGGCCTTACCACAGGAACCACCTATTATGTAAGGGTTTTTGATGCCAGTGCATCCAATGCAGCTTACACCTTTACCATCTGTATCACCGGTGCCACGCAGCAGGATTGCGCCGGTGCCCTTAATGTTAACAGTTACTTCTCCCTTTCCGGTACTGCCACCAGTTACGGTGCGCAGGAGTACAATGCTACTTCCTTCGGCTGCCTTGTAGGCGGTGAGCACCGTTCACTCTGGTATAAGATGAAAGTAACGAGTGCCGGCAGTATTGCCTTCTCCTTAACGCCTGCCACGGGCCAGGATATTGATTTCGCCATCTGGGGGCCAACCACGCTGGCCAGCAGTTGCACGATCACGCAAAGTTCCGCTCCATTGCGTTGCACATTTGCGGCTAACGGCGGTTCTGTGGGCGGATTGAGTGACTCCTATACCGATGCAACAGAAGGGGCTGTCGGCGACGGGTGGCTGCGGTCCATCGGCTGCCCGACCTGTACCTCTTCGTATGGAGAAACTGCAGTGGCAATCGGACAATACTACACCTTCCTCATTGACGGCTGGTCGTCGTTCAATGGCAACAGCCTGACGCTTACATGGACGGGTACTTCCTCGTTACCGATCATACTGTCTGATTTTCACGGTGAGAGTTTCTTCGATTACAACCAGCTTGACTGGGCTACGGCTTCAGAGTATAACAATGATTTCTGGACGATTGAACGCTCGGCAGACGGTGAAGTGTTTGAACCGCTCACCGTGATGGAGGGTTATGATAACTCCACCACTTCCAGGACTTATCAATACTACGACCGCAGTCCGCTCAATGGTAATAACTATTACCGTTTAAAGCAGACGGATATCGGCGGCACCTATACATATTCCAACATTGTGTTGCTGAAAAATTTCGGCAAAGAAATTTCGGTGGAAGACATCTATCCAAATCCGACCAATGGATCTGTGACGCTTAATCTGTATGCCGGTGAAAACTACCAATGCATTGTGCGCGTACTGGATGAAACAGGAAAAGAGATGTTTCAATACAACGAAGAACTCATACAAGGGAATAACTTCCTGCATCTTGATGTAAGCCAGTTGCATACAGGTATTTATTTCCTGCAACTGATGAATCCGCGGACGGGGAATGTGCAGACGAAGAAACTGGTTAAGATGTAACAGGCGGAAACAGATGTAGCGGGAAGCGGAAGATCTGTTATTTTGCAGTTGGATCTTTCCTGCAGGGAGCGGGTGAAATTGTTAAACAACAATTTATGAAGAAGGGAAACCGGACGCTTGTTCCTGTTTCCCTTTTTACTTTTCTAATCTTACCTCCTATGCTTACAAGCTTATCATCTGTGACAGCCTTCAAATAATGACATTCCCTAAAGACAACTCGTACCACCTATATTCATTCTGGAAGAACCTCCTTCCAATTCGCGACTCACCCCTTTAAAGGAATCACGGAATCAACTTCATCTTTCCCGGATTCTTTGATTTTATCAATGCAACCTTCCTGTCACGTTTAAACAGTTTAATCTCCTTCTCACGCCAGATCGCAGCAGTTAGGTACGGATAACATTCATAATATACCGGTTCATAACAAAAATATCTGCCGGCAAATGTTTTACGGTTTCCGCGGTTCTGCAAATGCTCTGACATCCTTCGCTTCAAATTATTTGTTACACCGGTGTAAAATGCAGTGCGGCCCGGATTAGATGTGATGTAAGTGCAATAGGGATTTATACAATCGCTTCTCATATACAAAACCGATATGCAATTAATAAAATATAGCAATCTGTAAAAACGATCAAAACCTCGGAAGATGACTTTGACCGGTGTAACCTATTAGATAGAAATTATGAAATCAGGCCGCATAGACTTTATACTGCCAGCGAGCGATTGCCCGTGCTATAGATCAGATAAGGTTTATGTAATGTTGTTCTGAAGTATTCGCGGTTATATTACCCTATCAATTCTTTATCTGAGTTGCAGGAAGTTTCCCTCAGCATCACAACATTGAGCGTTGTCACAAATGTCAGGCGGTCATTGCATCGTAACTCTTCTATGGCAGAGTTTAAGATGGATAAAAAACGTTTTGGCATGGTGCGAACGATCATTCACTCTATCAATACAACCCTTTCCACAGAAAGTGATTTGCAAAAAAAAACTCCCCCGAAATCGAGGGAGTTTTTTCATCTGAATTTTATTCAGGACTAATGCTGCACCACAATCTGACCCTGGTAAACCTGACCATCAAAGATCACGCGTACCATGTACATACCTGCTGCATCACCTTCCTGTAAATTGATTTCCTTCATCAGGTCACCGTTGGCAACAGGAACTGTTTCACCAACCACAGATTGGCCTAAGGCGTTAAACACCTGTACTATAGCATCACCATCTGACTTATTGGTGAGGGCGAGGTGAATTACAAAGTGCCCGTCAGTAGGATTCGGGTATGTTTCGAATACTGCCTGCTCCATGCTCGCAATACCGCTTTCTTTGCAGGTATTGATCACTGCCACCGGTGCTGAAAGTGTTTGACAACCTGTGTTAAGGTTGGTTACGGTTACACGGTAGCTACCCACAACCAAAGCAATGTAATCCCTGTTGGTTGCGCCCGGAATGTCATTGCCATTATAATTCCACTGATATCCGAGTGGTATGCCTGAAGCACCATTACCACGCAACTTCACTTTACCGTTGATACAAAGATCCGGGTTGTCAGCTGGATTCACAATGATAACATTGGCATTCGGCGTGGCAAGACGGTTGATTTCAACCACATTAGATGTGGTAGAACAACCTTCCGCACTAGTCACCACCACCTTGTACTTCTTCTTGGCATTAGGTCCTACCATGTAAGTGGAATTGGTTTCACCGGCAAGAATATTACCAAATGAGTACCACTGATAAGTAAGTCCTGCACCTGTATTAGCCTGGAGGAGGAAGGTAACACCTTCGCAGGCTGCAGCCGGATTGGCCGGCGTTACATTAGCGACAGGACTCACATTGATGGTCACGTTAGCCGTTACAACACTGTCGCAGCCTGCTGCATTCGTGTAGGTGTGGCTGTAAGGTCCACTTGCAGTCACCGTTCCGCCCCATGGCAATGTATAGCTGTCGCAAGCTACTGCATTGAATGAGGTAGGTGTACTGGAGTGGTTGATCGTCACATTCGCTGTTACCACACTGTCGCATCCTTCTGCATTCGTGTAAGTATGCGTGTATGGACCGGATGCTGTGGCGGTTCCACCCCATGGCAATGCATAACTGTCGCAGGCTGTGGCATTGAACGAGGTTGGTGCGCTGGCGTGGTTAATCGTCACGTTCGCGGTTACCACACTGTCGCAGCCTTCAGCATTCGTGTAAGTATGTGTGTAAGGACCGGATGCTGTGGCTGTTCCACCCCATGGCAATGCATAACTGTCGCATGCTGTGGCATTGTATGAGGTTGGTGTGCTGGCGTGGTTAATCGTCACGTTCGCTGTTACCACACTGTCGCAGCCTTCAGCATTCGTGTAAGTATGCGTGTACGGACCGGACGCCGTGGCTGTTCCGCCCCATGGCAAGGCATAGCTTTCGCAAGCTGTGGCATTGTAAGAGGTGGGCGTACTGGAGTGGTTGATCGTCACATTCGCGGTTACCACACTGTCGCATCCTTCAGCATTTGTGTAAGTATGTGTGTACGGACCGGACGCTGTGGCGGTTCCTCCCCATGGCAATGCATAACTGTCGCATGCTGTGGCATTGAACGAGGTTGGTGCGCTGGCGTGGTTAATCGTCACGTTCGCGGTTACCACACTGTCGCAGCCTTCAGCATTCGTGTAAGTATGTGTGTAAGGACCGGATGCCGTGGCTGTTCCGCCCCATGGCAAGGCATAGCTTTCGCAAGCTGTGGCATTGTAAGAGGTGGGCGTACTGGCGTGGTTAATCGTCACGTTCGCTGTTACCACACTGTCGCATCCTTCAGCATTCGTGTAAGTATGTGTGTAAGGACCGGACGCCGTGGCTGTTCCACCCCATGGTAATGCATAACTGTCGCAAGCGGTAGCATTGTATGAAGTAGGTGTGCTGGAGTGATTGATCGTCACATTCGCGGTAACTACACTGTCGCAGCCTTCAGCATTTGTGTAAGTATGCGTGTACGGACCGGATGCTGTGGCGGTTCCACCCCATGGCAAGGCATAACTGTCGCATGCTGTGGCATTGTATGAGGTTGGTGTGCTGGAGTGATTGATGGTCACATTCGCTGTTACCACGCTATCACATCCTTCTGCATTCGTGTAAGTATGCGTGTACGGACCCGACGCCGTGACTGTTCCACCCCATGGTAATGCATAACTGTCGCAAGCCGTGGCATTATATGAGGTTGGTGTGCTGGCGTGGTTGATCGTCACATTCGCTGTTACCACGCTATCACATCCTTCCGCATTCGTGTAAGTATGCGTATACGGGCCCGACGCCGTGGCTGTTCCACCCCATGGTAATGCATAACTGTCGCAAGCGGTAGCATTGAACGAAGTTGGCGTACTGGAGTGATTGATGGTGACATTCGCAGTTACCACGCTGTCGCAACCGGTACCGTTAGTGTATGTATGTGTGTACGGACCCGATGCTGTGGCGGTTCCGCCCCATGGCAAGGCATAACTGTCGCATGCTGTTGCATCATAGGAAGTTGAAATGCTGGAGCTGTTAATCGTAACATTAGCGGTCACTACACTGTCACATCCTTCTGCATTCGTGTAAGTATGCGTGTACGGGCCGGACGCGGTGGCGGTTCCGCCCCATGGCAATGTATAGCTCTCACAGGCAGCAGCAGCAAATGATGTTGGTGTACTTGCATGGTTGATAGTTACATTGGCTGTTACCACACTATCGCAGCCTTCAGCATTCGTGTAAGTATGCGTGTATGGACCGGATACTGTGGCTGTTCCGCCCCATGGCAATGAATAGCTTTCACAAGCTGTGGCATTGTAAGAGGTGGGCGTACTGGAGTGGTTGATCGTCACATTCGCGGTTACCACACTGTCGCAGCCTTCAGCATTCGTGTAAGTATGCGTGTATGGACCGGATGCTGTGGCTGTTCCTCCCCATGGTAATGCATAACTGTCGCAGGCGGTGGCATTATATGATGTTGGCGTGCTGGCGTGGTTAATCGTCACGTTCGCTGTTACCACACTGTCACATCCTTCTGCATTCGTGTAAGTATGCGTGTATGGACCCGACGCTATGGCTGTTCCACCCCATGGCAATGCATAACTGTCGCATGCTGTGGCATTGTATGAGGTTGGTGTGCTGGCATGGTTGATCGTCACATTCGCGGTTACTATACTGTCGCAGCCTTCAGCATTCGTGTAAGTATGCGTGTACGGACCGGATGCCGTGGCTGTTCCGCCCCATGGCAATGCATAGCTTTCACAAGCTGTGGCATTGTAAGAGGTGGGCGTACTGGAGTGGTTGATGGTCACATTTGCTGTTACCACACTGTCGCATCCTTCAGCATTTGTGTAAGTATGTGTGTACGGACCGGATGCAGTGGCTGTTCCGCCCCATGGTAATGCATAACTGTCGCACGCTGTGGCATTATATGAGGTTGGCGTACTGGAGTGGTTGATCGTCACGTTCGCTGTTACTACACTGTCACATCCTTCAGCATTCGTGTAAGTATGCGTGTATGGACCGGATGCAGTGGCTGTTCCTCCCCATGGCAATGCATAACTGTCGCATGCTGTGGCATTGTATGATGTTGGTGTACTGGCATGGTTGATAGTTACATTGGCTGTTACCACACTGTCGCAGCCTTCAGCATTTGTGTAAGTATGTGTGTAAGGACCGGACGCCGTGGCTGTTCCACCCCATGGTAATGCATAGCTTTCACAAGCTGTTGCATTGTAAGAGGTTGGTGTGCTGGAGTGATTGATGGTCACATTCGCGGTTACTACACTGTCGCATCCTTCAGCATTTGTGTAAGTATGCGTGTACGGACCGGACGCCGTGGCGGTTCCACCCCATGGCAATGCATAACTGTCGCACGCTGTGGCATTGTATGAGGTTGGCGTACTGGAGTGATTGATGGTCACATTCGCTGTTACCACGCTATCACATCCTTCTGCATTCGTGTAAGTATGCGTGTACGGACCGGACGCCGTGGCTGTTCCACCCCATGGTAATGCATAACTGTCGCAAGCCGTGGCATTATATGAGGTTGGCGTACTAGCGTGGTTGATCGTCACGTTCGCTGTTACCACGCTATCACATCCTTCAGCATTCGTGTAAGTATGCGTGTATGGACCGGATGCCGTGGCTGTTCCACCCCATGGTAATGTATAGCTTTCACAAGCTGATGCATTGTAAGAAGAAGGCGCACTGGCGTGGTTGATGGTGACATTCGCCGTTACCACGCTGTCGCAACCGGATGCATTAAGGTAGGTGTGTGAATAGGGACCGGTGGCCGTAGCTGTTCCGCCCCATGGCAGGCTGTAGCTTTCACAAGCTGAGGCAGTGAAAGAAGAAGGCTCACTGGAATGGTTGATTGTTACATTCGCTGTTACGACGCTGTCGCAACCAAGATGACTGATGTAAGTATGAACGTATGCACCATTGACAGCAGCAGTTCCACCCCATGGAAGTGCATAACTGTCACAGGCAGAAGTACTGTAAGAAGTAGCTATTGGGGCAGTATTTCCAACGGTAGCTACCACACTGTTGCTGCAACCGCTTGAGGTTACCCAGGCAATAGTGTGAGCACCGGCACTAAGACCGGTAACGGTAAACGGAGAAGAAACCGGAATCGGCTGGCCTACTCCATCCACGGTAAACTGTGTAAATGGGAATCCGGCACCACCGGTGAAAGTCATAGAAACTGTTGCCGTACCGGTGTTTAACCCGAAACAGGTAACCGGTGTAGTGCCGGTAACCAGGCCGGTGCAGGTAGCTGCCGGGTTTAATGACGGATTGTTTGTACAGGCACTGCTCCCACAAAACTGCAAAGAAACCCCAGTCTGTGCAGCGGTAGGAGCCGGTGAAACGGTAAGTGATGTTGCACTATTGATAGCAGTAATGTAAGTGTTGGCAGCTATGCCAGGACCGGTTATCGGCATGCCGGGTGACAGGCCAACCGTGCTGCTTAATCCTGTAATATTAATGGATGCACCAGTTCCGGTGTTACCGGTGAGGGTGACACAACTTGTAATATCCGAAAAGGTACCCGTTGAATTAACGTTAACTGCTATACCGCCAACGTAAGCTGAAACCAGGGTGGCAGTTTTACCGGATGCGGCAACAAAGTTGAAATCAACCAAGGGTTGTTGTCCAGAAGTGTAACATTGCGATGGTGCAGTTCCTCCACTAAATCCCCAGGAAGTAGAAGTACTAGATGCCAAGCCGGAAGGAATTGGTGCTGTCAACGTAAGTGATGTGTTAGACGAAATAGTTTGTATAACCCCAAGTGCTTGTCCCAACTGATTATAAATGGTCATTCCGGCTTGTAATTGCGTGAGGAAAGAAGTCCCTACGCCGGAGATTGCAGAACTGCTGATCGTTTGCGAGATAGAGGTACCACTTCCCTTATTCACAATCTGCATGATAAAGGTCCCGTAACGGGTGCCGCCTTGTCCGCAAGGTTCAGAACCGTTGGAAATAACTGTGCCCGATCCCGCGCCCGGATTGGCACGTGCCGTAAAGTTTACGGTATTGGTACTGTTATTAAAAGTCGTGCTGGAAGTAACCGGAGACTCTGCAGCATTAAAACCCGAACTGCCGGATACGTAGGAGATGGCTACGTGATTGGTACCTTTTGCGGAAGGATTAAAGTTGATACCAAAAGCGATGTTCGCAACTTCCATGGGCGTTGTGCCTGTGCGTTGCACCCATAGATCAAACTTATATTTGTCGCAACCAATACTGGAGTCATTGGTGATGTAGACATTGTAAGTTGGGTTTTGTGCCTTGCCTTGGCCTGCAACCAAAAAAAGGACAGCGAACATCAGCAACTTGCCAATGTGTGATTTTAAAGCATTCATGCTTTTTTGATTTGGGGTTAGAAATTTATTCATTGGGACCGGGTTTTACAATTTGTTGAAATATGCAGGGAAGCCGGGCTTCCCCGCATAGGTACTACTTATTTTATTCAAAGCGTCACAATTACTCCGCGACACGCATTAAATTCCAATTAAATCTACGGATGCGCCACAAATAATCCAAAGCTCACATTTATTTCCAGCAGGTTGAAGTCTTCACCCGCCGTCGGGCCGTTGCCGGTGATGTCGGTCACATTGTATCCAAAGGCCTGTCCTGTTACATCGAATTCTACAATGTTGAAGTCATCGCCTGCTATTTGTCCATCCTGATTCACGTCGCCGCTGTAAATCGTCCAGTGTCCATCCACATAAATCATTTGCGGATTCGGATTGTTTACGTCCGGATACGCCTGCGTAACATCGGTAGAGAAGTCATATGACGACACACTCATCGGAACAGCCGCAGCACTCCACGTTTCCAGGGCATTCTTGTAATGGATGGAAATGTAGTAAGAGGCGCTGCCGGAAGCGTTATCGAATGTACAACTGATCAGCCCATTGGTATGCAGTATCCCTTTGAAGGTATCCACCGGCGCATAGCTGCCTGCATCGTGTAACACAATCATGATGGTGTCTACCTCATTCGGATCGCTGGCTCCGGCGAGGCCTTGATTCACCATTACCGGTTTCATAAAGCCAGGATTAAATTCATCCATGTAACCCTGTATGTACAACGTTACATAGAAATTAACAGCACAGCTGTTGATCGTGATGTTGGCCGTCACCACACTGTCGCATCCCGATGCATTGGTGTAGGTGTGTACATATGCACCGGAGGAAGTAACCGTTCCGCCCCAAGGCAAGGTGTAGCTGTCGCAGACCGTATCACTATACGCTGTTGGTGTGGATGGCAGGTTCACGGTAATGGAACCATTTACTGAACCGGAGCAGAATGATGAATTGGTATAGGTGTAGGTAACGAGGTGGCTACCCGAACTGTAATCAGCAGGATTAAAGATGTTTCCTGTCAGCGCTGCAGGGTTGTTGTCAATGTAATACAATCCGCCCGAAGGTGATCCGTACGTCAGCTCAAATGGGGCCGCATTCTGACAAACAGCCGGTATCGTGTCGAGCGTAGGAGTAGGATCAGCCACCACGTTAATGGTATCATTGTAACTGGCACAGCCTAAGTAGGTTGTGTAAGTAATTACATGAGGCCCGGGGTCTACACTCGGAGCAGACGCATCAAAGTAGAATGTTCCAAAGAACTCTACAATGGCGCCGGGAGCATCTGTTGTAAATACACCACCCGGTACATTGGGTACCAGGATAGCGCCACCAGCATCAGACTTGCATATTTCAGGCTGCACTTCAAAGTAGGCATCAGCTTGTATCACTTCAACGGTTACAGAGTCTACTGCTGAGCAGCCACCACCATTCGTCACAGTTACTGTATAAACAGAAGTTGCACTGATGCCGCTTGCACTGGCCGGATTAGCTGTTGTATCTACAATCGTTGCTGAAGGTGACCATGCATAAGTGAGCGAGGTAGGCGGAATCGGATTGAATCGGAATCCGTTACCATCGCCTGGCCATGCTGTGGACGTAGTGGTAGCATTACCGGTACCGGTCAATGCATTTATGTAATGGTCTGTGCCACCTGTTGCATCTTCTATACCTATGGCAGCAGCAAATGATGTGGTGCCGGCTGCAGGCCCGTATATCATCTCAATTCTGCCCGGGCTGGCGGATGCCGGTCCATAGATATTAACCTGGAAGGAAATCAGGTTGGTGGTAGTTACACTGAAGCTGGAACCTACTGCCTGATCCCACTGAAAGGCATATACATCTGTTCCGATCAATCCATGACGCATGCTGCCCGGGAACCCTGAACCAAGATTCGCTCCCATATCCTTAAACCAGGCAGCAATTGTATTGCTTGGCAGCGAAGATGTAAACAAGTTCCCGCTGGCGTGATCGAAGCTGGAAGTGATAGTTGAAATGTCTCCTGCAGCTACCCAGCCATTTGTTGACATAGACATCTGCGTGAAGGTATTTCCATTATAGGTGAAGGTAAACGGTAAAGTTATCAGAATACCTCCATCATCCTGGCTGCCTGTCGCAAAACCGGTCAACAATTGGGAAGCATCATTGATGATACTGATACCACCACCGGTCAGGGTACTGTAAGTTTGGCCTGTAAGGCTTGTTAACGAATAATTATTAACCATGGCACCTGCCTGGAATGCATTGGCAGTAAGTGTGCTGGAACCTCCTGCACAGACGGAAGGCAGATTGGCTGTAACAGAGGAAATGGTTGGTGGTGTAAGCACGGTTATGGCAACACTTGCTGTATTCACACAACCATTGCCATTGGTTCCGGTTACGGTATAGGTGGTATTCGCAGTGGGATTCGCCGTTACGGTAGCACCTGTTGTTGGAGTCAGGTTAAGCGCTGGACTCCAGGTATATGTATTGGCACCGCCCACAGTCACTTCCACACTGCCACCTGTACAAATGGTCGGGCTGGCAGGAGTAACCACGAGTACCGGCAAAGTATCAACCAGCACTGTACCGGATGCATAAGCCGTATCTCCGCATAAATCAATTACCATAACACTATAGCTTGTAGTGGTGTCGAGTGACACGGTGATAACGTCAGTAGTTGCTCCGCCCGGTGTCCATAAGTAAGTGTAAGGATATCCACCACCGGAGATACCGGCAGTTAAAGTTGCGGATTGACCT
Proteins encoded:
- a CDS encoding SDR family oxidoreductase, whose product is MNTTLTGRNALVCGSSKGIGKAVAVALAAQGANITLTARNEDSLLSAIRELDTTMGQQHDFMLADFSKPDELKELIFHQLKDTTYQILVNNTGGPAAGNIVDATPEQFEKAFSNHLICNHLLATALLHGMKKSKYGRIINIISTSVKIPLRGLGVSNTIRGAVASWSKTLSNELASSGITVNNVLPGATNTERLREIISGKSQKTGRSPEDIEEEMLAEIPMGRFADPAEVAAAAAFLASPAAGYITGISIAVDGGRTGSL
- a CDS encoding 3-hydroxyanthranilate 3,4-dioxygenase, with protein sequence MIQRAFSFKTWIDENRHLLKPPVGNRQVYVGNDNFIVMVVGGPNSRKDYHYNETEEFYYQLEGDVVVKIVEDGKFVDIPIKEGEIFLLPKQTPHSPRRGPNTIGLVMEVYRPDAKDGFQWYCENCGNMLHEEKLHVRDIVKDLPVVMNNFYASQDLRTCKKCGHVMEPPK
- a CDS encoding T9SS type A sorting domain-containing protein; the encoded protein is MGIFTNTNDGGKIKIIQLVVWLLLFLPCFSYGQAQTFTMANTTITLSGTYPSTYTFYDPGGSGGTNSPCAGTGVAPDYPNNANYVETFYVGTGQSIVVAFITGAIAANDYLYIYDGPSTASTLLATYTNVSSMTSSVGSSSNSITFKFTSDATVTCKGWQATFTRNYFMQPGTYSLDCNSAYFSDPSTAHVTSTGSTTCNTGSTSGDYLDSQNMVQTFCTGGTQYITATWNSGLNPFYICASDILKVYDGNSTSASLMQTYTNLSAAPAAVSSSGSCITFEFVSDGSSHEKGWNAALSCGTIVTPANDNCTGAISVTAGSPCTSTPGTTQSATASGSPTVASGTPNDDVWYSFVATTSNPTITVTGTGASMQPVAQLCVGPNTSPTQSTLGGTVFMNSGAALGTATLTPTGLTTGTTYYVRVFDASASNAAYTFTICITGATQQDCAGALNVNSYFSLSGTATSYGAQEYNATSFGCLVGGEHRSLWYKMKVTSAGSIAFSLTPATGQDIDFAIWGPTTLASSCTITQSSAPLRCTFAANGGSVGGLSDSYTDATEGAVGDGWLRSIGCPTCTSSYGETAVAIGQYYTFLIDGWSSFNGNSLTLTWTGTSSLPIILSDFHGESFFDYNQLDWATASEYNNDFWTIERSADGEVFEPLTVMEGYDNSTTSRTYQYYDRSPLNGNNYYRLKQTDIGGTYTYSNIVLLKNFGKEISVEDIYPNPTNGSVTLNLYAGENYQCIVRVLDETGKEMFQYNEELIQGNNFLHLDVSQLHTGIYFLQLMNPRTGNVQTKKLVKM
- a CDS encoding GIY-YIG nuclease family protein — translated: MRSDCINPYCTYITSNPGRTAFYTGVTNNLKRRMSEHLQNRGNRKTFAGRYFCYEPVYYECYPYLTAAIWREKEIKLFKRDRKVALIKSKNPGKMKLIP